GTTCGAGGACGACGCGAACTCCGTCGACGTGCACGACGCCTGCAGTGGCGGGTGGGAGGCCAGCGAGCCGATGCCGGAGGCCTTCGGGTGGTCGTCCGCGTTCTCAGCGGCGGCGAACGGGAAGAGGTTGTATGTGATGGACAAGTGGTTTCCCTTCACCGCGAGCTGGTTCGACCCGGCCGCCAAGCGGTGGGGGCCGACGCGCCGGGTGAGCATCCCGGATCCGACCGTGCGCCACGCGGCCATGGGGTTCGGGAACGGGCGCCTACTGCTGGCGGGGGCGGGCGGGAGCGGGACGGGGGCGGGATGGAGGGCCGAGAGCGTGCGGCTGTGGGCGGTGGATGAGGAGACGCTgcaggtggaggaggaggtggggAGGATGCCGAGGGAGATGGTGGAGGGGCTGGTGGACGACGCGGGATGGGGCTTATGGTCGATAGGGTTCTTGAGCGAGGGGGACTATGCGTACGTCTACAACCCGTCGTACCTGGGGGAGTTCTTCCTGTGCGAGTTCGAGGAGGGAGGAGGGTGCAGGTGGGAGAGGATTCTGCGGCCAACGTGCGTGGAGGCGCGGCCGATGCACAGGGTGGTGTTTGGGTGCTCGGAAGTGAGCATGGATGATCTAAAGACGGCTGCAAATTGATGGTTCGGCCTCCAAGTTTGGCGATCGGAGGTCATCCAATTTCTGGGTTGTGTGCACCGCTGCAGGTTAGGCATGGATTGAGAGCCAGAGGCTGTCTCGTCCTTTCCTCTGCTACAGGAGGTGGggtgcagtgcagtgcagtgcagtgcatTTGAAACTTTGATGAATATGCTCTCTCTATCTTCTTCTGTAATGGAGAATCTGGGCCAAGTCTGAACCAATCCAATCCTCACGCGGGTGAATGTTGTGTAACTGATGAGTCAAACGAGATCAATAATTACAAACcactaaaaataaaaagaacgagAATCAACGAAGAAAAGTAAAAGTAAGTGATGTTAGATTCTTAGCAATCAAATCTTTCCGTCCACTATTGTTATTAAAACTAAAAATCAACGAAAAGATGAGTTGTAGTTAATAGTCCGCTGATTCGACTCTAACCTCTATTCTCACGTATCAATATCAGCCGACAGAGGATTTAAAGAAACAACTCTTAGAGCAGAATGCGGAAGACACAGGAGAGAGAGCCAAAATGACGggggataataataataatggggtGTTGAAGGCAATGGTAGACGGCATTCTTAACCCACCGGAAACCAAAATATATGAATCCGAATAGTTCTCCTACGTGATATCGTCCTTATCGTCAAGTACATCTTTGTATGGACGAGCGACAACAAGAAAATAATAGATACTAAGATACTAAGTTTCCATCGTCCGAGTAATAAGACCAAACACTCTCTGACACTCCAAATTCCTCGCCTCCAGCTGGGAAAAGTATGTTCAACACAGTTAGCATCGAAGAACGTGGAAAAGAACTGTCCAAGCGTCGGcaggaataaaaaaaatgaataaaaaaatccaAGAACGTAGCGAGAAACCAAAAGTCCATGCTGACTGTAGATTGGTACTCATCGAGCTGGTGTGTCTAAAGCTACAAAATGATCCTATATTTGAGTATGTGTTATTTGGACAAGCTAGCAAGACACTACGTAAGGTGCTGCAATAAAAAAAACCAGAGAGAGCGAAGTCAAAGCAGGAAAGCTGGCCATTTCAAATTCTTCTGGAAGGAGGATTTCTTCATAATTCATAAAGCACAGTGATGCATCACCAATTTGAGGAGACTTGTCCCAAATGCTATCTTACCTACAGAGAGCTTCTTGGCCTGATTTTTAGAGCACCATGTGAATTATGGTCTTTAACATTTGAAAAAAGAAGGAACTGTGAGACTCAGCAACCAGTGAATGAATCCATCGGGTTGTTTTTTCACATGATAGGTTACAGGTGATTAGTGCATAGAATTTTAAGCAGTAGGCAACAGGTTACATGATTTATTACATGGCAGAGTAAAATTTCAATCTGGTTGTTTGAATATATCTCCACTATCTTCGCCTAAGGTAGGAAAAGATAACTAGCATCGACAACAAGAGAAGTGAACTTACATGTATGATTATGTAGTTCATGGAATATTTACGAAGCAACTCCATATGGGAGAAGGGCAGCAGCCACTGGCCTTCCTTCTTCGCTTAATATATTGTAAGTTGAAGCAGCATTCCTctgtcataaaaaaaggggatatTACATAGATGAACCACACCTGCTTAAAGCACCAGATGCAGACTCAAATATAGATAAGAGGGATTTAATATAGATAAAGGGTACAGATGATTATTTTAGTGCAACAAGAAAAATAGAGCAATCTTTTAATCTATTAGTACACAAAATAACTAAATAGAGTATCAAAGAATACCGAGTCAATTGCTTCCAGTTTCATTCCAGTAGAACGAATGAATTGTCGCAGTTGAGGGCTTACTGGCTGAATGTGCCTTCCACAGCCAAGAATCAGAATCTCTGAAAAGCAGATAAAACTTAGATGATAAGCAATCAAAATAGATCAAAATATAAGGCaacaaaaaaagtaaaaattgGCAGGGAAAGAATAAAACTCAAGAACAAAGATGATAGGTCAGACATTATGCAGAAAACAAGTATTAAATTTTGACAAGTTCCATAAGATATATCGAGATTTAATAATACTTATCAATTAAAAATCTCAACCTGTTCATTCATAATAAGACATAGCTCCATCAATTGTTAAGATATCATGGGAAAAATACAAAGTCCAGATTTTTCTTATAGACACACATgcttcaacaaaagttgcatcAACACAGAAAACTATGTATCTAGCTCAACTCTTAAAGTGTATCGAATAAGAATACAGAATTGCACTCAGTCTCTTggtttaaaagaaaaaagaaaaaaaaaacaataccaGGCCAGATATACAGCAGATAAAAAAAGATTCACATAAATTTTGCAACTGTGAAAGCCTATATGTGAGAAGAAGTGAAGAACACAACAAAGTGCCTGTAAAACATATACCTGGAACTGGCCTCAGAATCTTGAATACAGATAAACTGCACttggtacaaaaaaaaaaaaaaaaaattgtgttagTAAGCGACGTCACATGTAAGAACTTTGCAGGTTCATATACATAAACAAACAAAGCTAAAGCACACGACTAACAAGTGTATAAGTCCATCATACATTCTCACTCAAAACCCAAGAGTTTCACAATTAATAACTGCACACGATCAAGTTATAAGCAAATTTTGTGCATACCTTTCAGGGGTTATCTCAGAAAATGTTTTTGGAACCCATGTCATGAGCTTATTTTCCACAACAAGCAAGCTGCCTTCATACTTGACACCATTGACAGTAAATCCTGTATCGCCATACCtacaaattaaaattaaaatgataatatCATAATCGAATAATCAGATCAATCAATTATAGAAATAGCCCCTGCTGCAGCTCACCTACATGCCTAGATTAGGAACTAAAGAAGGCAATGCTCACGATTCTATCAAAATCACAAAAAATATTTAAGCAAGGGACTAAACAAGAATCACTTTCTAATACATTTACTTCAAAGAGAATTCTAGCAGATACAGAAGCTACAAATTTAAAGCATAACAGAAAAACACA
Above is a genomic segment from Musa acuminata AAA Group cultivar baxijiao chromosome BXJ3-4, Cavendish_Baxijiao_AAA, whole genome shotgun sequence containing:
- the LOC103977551 gene encoding uncharacterized protein LOC103977551, which encodes MVGGGGGGQRVATMLPYLVKTLRNESIKPSNRTLPSLRRTFSLYDQINLIDTVPEDQLRFQRYGDTGFTVNGVKYEGSLLVVENKLMTWVPKTFSEITPESLSVFKILRPVPEILILGCGRHIQPVSPQLRQFIRSTGMKLEAIDSRNAASTYNILSEEGRPVAAALLPYGVAS
- the LOC135635161 gene encoding F-box/kelch-repeat protein At1g23390-like, producing the protein MGMHGKHQQQGGEEEVEGTLHGDVLDAVISRVSALDLLPASRVSKAWRAAVVSSVRHSPRRPPPWLVLYLQGRRGTATTHAFDPLSRAWRSITRVPWCSFPAGPHSPAPQVSTYACSQRGGTRLYALSPSGLALARDPFSTVWRELEAPRYWRTDPVVALVGPHVVVAGGTSEFEDDANSVDVHDACSGGWEASEPMPEAFGWSSAFSAAANGKRLYVMDKWFPFTASWFDPAAKRWGPTRRVSIPDPTVRHAAMGFGNGRLLLAGAGGSGTGAGWRAESVRLWAVDEETLQVEEEVGRMPREMVEGLVDDAGWGLWSIGFLSEGDYAYVYNPSYLGEFFLCEFEEGGGCRWERILRPTCVEARPMHRVVFGCSEVSMDDLKTAAN